The following coding sequences are from one Candidatus Aquicultor sp. window:
- the lgt gene encoding prolipoprotein diacylglyceryl transferase produces MLPVLFKIGPLTIHTYGVAMAIAFLVAVILIRSEAKRKGFNPDIAYDIVLFAMIGGILGARIVYVIDFWSEFASNVAQIFAIWQGGLVFYGGLIGGALAVVGYVKLRKLPVGKIADMVAPSLALGSAIGRLGCFANGCCYGKETTLPWGVTFNNAESFARPLGIPLQPTQLYEFAYNIVTLGVLLWLRPRIKSDGMLFWVFITLYGLFRFIVEFFRANPAFLLGMSASQAFSIVMFISGITVIFGYYLRQGQLEIKRANK; encoded by the coding sequence GTGCTACCAGTACTTTTTAAAATAGGACCGCTAACAATTCACACCTACGGCGTGGCGATGGCAATCGCATTCTTGGTTGCGGTAATTCTTATTCGAAGTGAAGCCAAGCGGAAAGGGTTTAACCCGGATATTGCCTACGATATCGTTTTGTTCGCGATGATCGGCGGTATTCTCGGCGCGAGAATCGTCTATGTTATTGATTTTTGGTCTGAATTTGCGAGCAACGTTGCCCAAATATTTGCAATCTGGCAGGGCGGCCTTGTATTTTACGGCGGCTTAATCGGCGGCGCCCTCGCTGTTGTGGGGTACGTTAAGCTGCGCAAACTTCCCGTTGGAAAAATTGCCGACATGGTTGCCCCGTCATTGGCGCTCGGTTCGGCAATCGGCAGGCTTGGTTGCTTCGCCAATGGATGTTGTTACGGCAAAGAAACAACGTTGCCCTGGGGCGTTACTTTTAATAATGCGGAATCCTTCGCCCGCCCGCTCGGTATACCGCTTCAACCGACACAGCTCTATGAGTTTGCATATAATATCGTAACTCTGGGCGTTCTGCTGTGGCTGAGGCCGCGAATAAAAAGCGACGGAATGCTATTTTGGGTATTCATTACGCTCTATGGCTTGTTCAGATTTATTGTTGAATTCTTCCGCGCGAACCCTGCGTTTTTGTTAGGGATGAGCGCTTCGCAGGCCTTTAGCATCGTGATGTTTATATCCGGTATTACGGTTATCTTTGGATACTACCTGAGGCAAGGTCAACTCGAGATTAAACGGGCAAACAAGTAG
- the lspA gene encoding signal peptidase II yields MFLAIIALVVIVLDQATKVFIRLSMASGDSIPVIPGVLHITYVKNPGAAFGMLPNHQFIFLIVSVLVIMITLSYYWFARPVDKLSKVSFGLVLGGAFGNLIDRVYLGKVTDFIDFRIWPVFNVADSAIVIGIGLVILMLLSSARKEVVQAKQPSS; encoded by the coding sequence GTGTTTCTAGCTATCATAGCATTGGTTGTTATAGTACTCGACCAGGCAACTAAAGTTTTCATTCGCTTATCCATGGCGTCAGGAGATTCCATTCCCGTAATACCGGGAGTGTTGCACATCACGTATGTAAAGAATCCCGGTGCTGCATTCGGCATGCTGCCAAACCATCAATTCATATTTCTGATTGTGAGCGTCCTGGTTATTATGATCACGCTTTCGTATTACTGGTTTGCGCGACCGGTTGACAAGCTTTCCAAGGTATCATTTGGCCTTGTGCTGGGTGGCGCTTTTGGTAATCTTATAGACAGGGTGTATCTCGGTAAAGTCACCGATTTTATCGATTTTCGGATATGGCCGGTGTTTAACGTGGCTGATTCGGCGATTGTTATCGGTATCGGCCTGGTAATTCTCATGCTGCTCAGCAGCGCACGAAAGGAAGTTGTCCAAGCAAAACAGCCGAGTTCATAG
- a CDS encoding deoxyhypusine synthase family protein produces MEKRDLLKHPIQHLDLSKIEGLDQLLRGFEATSYQSRNLAKARNVLDTMVKDEKATIFLGIAGAIVPGGLRKVVRDMIKNHMIDALVSTGANLTHDIIEALGFHHYIGSSHANDGVLEGLKIDRIYDTYISNDDFESVEFAIADMASELEPRAYSSREFLAYLGSRIEDPNSILRAAYEEDVPAFCPALCDSAIGIALTHLYAQSENNGRGPGNLIIDQIRDNYEIAQIKLKAEETGAIYVGGGVPKNYIQQLEPMLDTMGYRKIPGHKYAIQITTDDPKWGGLSGCTFEEAQSWGKITKDAQIATVYLDATIGLPLIIGAFMQSNKDFNRKRNFSWVGNQLERIER; encoded by the coding sequence TTGGAAAAAAGGGATTTATTAAAACACCCTATACAGCACCTCGATCTGAGTAAGATCGAAGGATTAGACCAGCTACTTCGGGGATTCGAAGCGACATCGTATCAGAGCCGCAATCTTGCTAAAGCAAGAAACGTGCTTGACACAATGGTTAAGGACGAAAAGGCTACAATATTCCTCGGCATAGCTGGTGCTATTGTTCCTGGGGGCTTACGAAAAGTCGTCAGGGACATGATTAAGAACCACATGATCGATGCGCTTGTTTCAACAGGCGCGAACCTAACGCATGACATCATCGAAGCGCTGGGCTTCCATCATTATATCGGATCCTCCCACGCAAACGATGGAGTTCTAGAGGGCCTCAAAATCGATCGCATTTACGATACATATATCAGCAATGACGATTTTGAGAGCGTCGAGTTTGCTATAGCAGACATGGCTTCTGAGCTGGAGCCCCGTGCGTATTCGTCGCGCGAGTTTCTAGCATATCTCGGCTCAAGGATCGAAGATCCGAACTCAATCCTTCGAGCTGCCTATGAGGAAGATGTTCCTGCGTTTTGTCCGGCGTTGTGCGACAGTGCGATCGGTATCGCACTTACACACCTGTACGCACAGAGCGAGAACAACGGGAGAGGTCCGGGAAATCTTATTATCGACCAGATACGAGACAACTATGAGATCGCTCAGATTAAACTAAAGGCCGAGGAAACAGGGGCAATTTACGTTGGAGGCGGCGTGCCCAAGAATTATATTCAACAGCTTGAGCCAATGCTTGACACAATGGGCTATCGAAAGATCCCCGGCCACAAATATGCCATACAAATTACTACGGATGATCCGAAATGGGGTGGTCTAAGCGGTTGCACTTTCGAGGAAGCGCAATCTTGGGGCAAGATAACCAAAGATGCCCAAATTGCAACCGTGTACTTAGATGCGACTATCGGATTGCCGCTCATTATAGGTGCGTTTATGCAATCCAATAAGGATTTCAATAGGAAAAGAAACTTTAGTTGGGTTGGAAATCAACTAGAAAGGATTGAGAGATGA
- a CDS encoding PD-(D/E)XK nuclease family protein: MRLSYSAISTYQKCPLSYKFQYIERIPTKPSHHLSFGSSVHAALEFFYSVIEGAEPYSLERLLRELDNVWLSEGYESLAHQQEYKDKGRAILTKFYEANVAAFAKPVAVEQRFAISLGNDLTLSGIIDRIDRRPDGGFEIIDYKTNGKLPPRTKIKTDLQLPIYHMAVEDMYGIAPKQVTLYFLVPGEKMSASKTKTDIDRAKDTIYKVADGIKRDTEHGLFEPLGNPLCPWCDFIELCPMHKNDPVIMAKAAANGKLAGLAARKEQSSIQNQPATSAMITELKKSATQIERVVDEYFDLVNTIEAARTRLNELQPVIHEYCEKNKLASIRGTHGQLSRSARKTTHYNIDKLRALLEPRGLWEKVLDVNGALLKQLLEDSASEDELRKLIATAKEVEEIGYVLYIKDEPADE, encoded by the coding sequence ATGAGACTCAGTTACTCGGCAATCTCAACATATCAGAAATGCCCTCTCTCCTACAAATTCCAATATATCGAGAGAATTCCGACAAAACCGTCGCATCATTTGAGTTTTGGAAGCAGCGTGCATGCGGCGCTTGAGTTCTTCTACTCCGTGATCGAGGGAGCCGAGCCGTACAGCCTCGAGCGACTTTTACGGGAACTCGATAACGTCTGGCTGAGTGAAGGATACGAAAGCCTTGCGCATCAGCAAGAATATAAAGATAAAGGCCGCGCTATCCTTACCAAGTTTTACGAGGCAAATGTTGCAGCGTTTGCTAAACCGGTGGCCGTTGAACAACGATTTGCGATCTCGCTCGGCAACGATCTTACGCTCTCAGGTATAATCGACCGTATCGACCGCCGACCCGATGGCGGCTTTGAAATCATCGATTACAAAACCAACGGCAAACTGCCGCCTCGCACAAAAATTAAAACCGACCTACAGCTTCCCATCTACCATATGGCGGTCGAAGATATGTACGGGATTGCACCGAAACAAGTTACGCTGTACTTTCTCGTGCCGGGCGAAAAGATGAGCGCCAGTAAGACGAAGACTGATATAGACAGGGCAAAAGATACGATCTACAAAGTCGCCGACGGTATTAAACGCGATACCGAACACGGCTTATTTGAGCCGCTCGGGAACCCGCTTTGTCCGTGGTGTGATTTCATCGAGCTGTGCCCTATGCACAAAAACGATCCCGTAATCATGGCCAAAGCTGCTGCAAACGGTAAGCTCGCCGGACTTGCAGCCCGCAAAGAGCAAAGCTCTATCCAAAACCAACCGGCGACAAGCGCAATGATAACCGAACTTAAGAAGAGCGCAACTCAAATCGAGCGCGTTGTCGATGAGTATTTTGACCTGGTTAACACGATTGAAGCGGCCCGCACCAGGCTTAACGAGCTTCAGCCGGTCATTCATGAGTACTGCGAGAAAAACAAGCTAGCCTCAATACGCGGCACACACGGGCAACTTTCGCGCAGCGCTCGCAAAACCACTCACTATAATATAGACAAATTGCGGGCGCTTCTTGAGCCTCGCGGCTTATGGGAAAAGGTGCTAGACGTTAACGGCGCGCTGTTGAAACAACTGCTGGAAGACTCGGCTTCCGAGGATGAGCTGAGAAAACTTATCGCCACCGCCAAAGAAGTCGAAGAAATCGGCTACGTCCTTTATATTAAAGATGAACCGGCTGACGAGTAA
- the speD gene encoding adenosylmethionine decarboxylase — MNKGNHLIVDVHNQAFDLLVDDKKLLQTIVNAANEVGANIINQSRYHFGHNSSPGCTAFIMLDESHVSVHTYADDGKMALDVFTCGATSCDKILESICRQLGIKKEDVEAKHIPRF, encoded by the coding sequence ATGAACAAGGGTAATCACTTAATTGTGGACGTCCACAACCAGGCGTTTGACCTGCTTGTGGACGACAAGAAGCTACTTCAGACCATCGTTAACGCGGCGAATGAAGTTGGTGCGAACATCATTAACCAGTCCAGGTACCATTTTGGACACAACTCATCGCCGGGTTGCACGGCATTTATCATGCTCGACGAGAGCCATGTTTCCGTGCATACCTATGCCGATGACGGCAAGATGGCCCTTGATGTGTTTACCTGTGGAGCTACGAGTTGCGATAAGATACTCGAATCGATTTGCAGGCAGCTCGGTATCAAGAAAGAGGATGTAGAAGCTAAGCACATTCCTCGGTTCTAA
- the pyrR gene encoding bifunctional pyr operon transcriptional regulator/uracil phosphoribosyltransferase PyrR — MGFKEKALVMDSTAMERAITRIAHEILENNRGAENLALVGIRNRGIFFARRLAEKIKQIEMVDIPVGSLDISMYRDDVSTFATPKIYKTEIPFDVRDKTIILVDDVLFTGRTTRASLDAIMDYGRPAAIQLAVMIDRGHREVPIRADYVGKNIPTARKERVQVNVSEIDNKDSVVIGEEE, encoded by the coding sequence ATGGGCTTTAAAGAAAAAGCACTCGTCATGGACAGCACCGCAATGGAGCGCGCGATCACCAGGATCGCCCATGAAATTTTAGAAAACAACCGTGGGGCGGAAAACCTGGCATTGGTAGGAATCCGCAACCGCGGTATTTTTTTTGCTCGCAGGTTGGCGGAAAAGATCAAACAGATTGAAATGGTCGACATCCCGGTTGGTTCGCTCGATATCAGCATGTACCGCGATGATGTTTCCACCTTCGCAACACCGAAGATTTACAAAACCGAAATCCCGTTTGATGTGCGGGATAAAACCATCATCCTCGTCGACGACGTGCTCTTCACGGGCCGCACGACCAGGGCTTCGCTCGACGCGATTATGGATTACGGCAGGCCGGCAGCGATTCAGCTGGCGGTAATGATCGACCGCGGGCACAGAGAGGTGCCGATTCGCGCGGATTATGTCGGCAAAAATATTCCGACGGCTCGCAAAGAACGCGTACAAGTCAACGTGTCGGAAATTGATAATAAAGACTCAGTCGTTATCGGTGAGGAAGAGTAA
- a CDS encoding RluA family pseudouridine synthase, which translates to MREEDNEILSDDKEMFEFSLLVGADDAGERLDVFLSKNPDITSRSFAQTLIDRGLVLVDGKHLAKNYRVQNGQIIDVTIPPPELTEIQPENIPLDIKYEDNDLIVLSKPAGMVVHPAHGHSSGTLVNALLAHAENLSGIGGVTRPGIIHRLDKDTSGLMIVAKNDQAHQALSKELKDREIKRTYLTLVHGRFKEIEGTVDAPIGRSPRFRQKMSVMGTAARDAISHYRLIAMYDDYSLAEVSLKTGRTHQIRVHMKYIHHPVVGDPVYGTNGSKRDLGLARQFLHAYRLEFTHPRTGERMCFEDQLPADLQGTLERLKKMYEEERI; encoded by the coding sequence ATGCGCGAAGAAGACAACGAGATACTTAGTGATGACAAGGAGATGTTTGAGTTCTCCCTGCTTGTCGGTGCCGATGACGCCGGTGAGCGGTTAGATGTCTTTCTCTCGAAAAACCCGGATATAACATCACGAAGTTTTGCGCAAACTCTCATCGACCGGGGGTTAGTGCTGGTCGACGGTAAACATTTAGCAAAGAATTACCGTGTGCAAAACGGCCAAATAATCGATGTAACGATTCCGCCGCCGGAGCTAACCGAAATCCAACCTGAGAATATCCCGCTCGATATTAAATATGAAGATAACGATCTAATTGTGTTGTCGAAGCCGGCCGGAATGGTCGTACATCCGGCGCACGGTCATTCAAGCGGGACGCTGGTAAACGCGCTGCTCGCACATGCTGAAAACCTATCAGGAATCGGCGGAGTGACGCGCCCGGGCATAATCCACCGGCTCGACAAAGATACATCCGGGCTGATGATCGTCGCAAAAAACGACCAAGCTCATCAGGCATTAAGCAAAGAGCTCAAAGACCGCGAAATCAAGCGGACCTATCTTACGCTGGTGCACGGTCGCTTTAAGGAGATCGAGGGTACGGTCGATGCCCCGATAGGTAGAAGCCCACGTTTTCGGCAGAAGATGTCAGTTATGGGCACAGCCGCACGTGATGCGATCAGCCATTATCGCCTGATCGCGATGTATGATGATTATAGCCTGGCCGAGGTAAGTCTGAAGACGGGGCGGACACATCAGATACGAGTGCACATGAAGTATATCCACCATCCCGTCGTGGGCGATCCCGTATACGGCACGAATGGTTCGAAGCGCGATCTCGGTCTTGCCAGGCAGTTTTTGCACGCGTATCGTCTAGAGTTCACGCATCCGAGAACGGGTGAGCGCATGTGCTTTGAAGACCAACTGCCGGCCGACCTGCAGGGAACACTCGAGCGGCTAAAAAAGATGTATGAAGAAGAACGAATTTAA
- the speB gene encoding agmatinase has protein sequence MYASLPFNFLGIDENSSFDEADVVIVPVPYDATTTYKAGTREGPLAIINASRQVELYDMEFETEIYKKVGIHTMNELLPNMAGPKEQIKDVKQAVLNVVEGNKFPVMIGGEHSITLGAVQALRERYPDITVLQLDAHTDLRDTYEETKYSHACVMRRIYDEGISFAQLGVRNSSAEEAAFIKEKNIFSVSAPQYKFGYYGVEDIVDALGDTVYITIDMDVFDPSEVPAVGTPEPGGITWYELLRIIDEITFHKKVVGFDVVELAPISGNPASDFFAAKLIYKLIGYCFRDKIRGYTGPEIEIIE, from the coding sequence ATGTACGCGTCGTTACCCTTTAATTTTCTTGGAATAGATGAAAACAGCTCATTTGATGAGGCGGATGTCGTCATAGTGCCCGTGCCGTATGACGCAACCACAACGTATAAAGCGGGGACAAGGGAAGGCCCACTCGCTATAATCAATGCCTCTCGTCAGGTTGAGCTCTACGATATGGAGTTCGAGACCGAAATCTACAAAAAAGTCGGCATACACACGATGAACGAGCTTTTACCCAACATGGCAGGGCCGAAAGAACAGATCAAGGATGTTAAACAGGCTGTTCTTAACGTTGTCGAGGGAAATAAATTTCCGGTAATGATCGGGGGAGAGCACTCGATCACGCTCGGAGCCGTGCAGGCGTTACGCGAGCGTTATCCTGATATTACCGTGCTGCAGCTAGACGCCCACACCGACCTCCGTGATACCTACGAGGAAACAAAATATAGTCACGCTTGCGTTATGCGGCGCATTTACGACGAGGGAATTAGTTTCGCCCAACTTGGCGTACGCAACAGTAGTGCGGAGGAAGCCGCATTTATAAAAGAGAAAAATATATTTTCTGTATCCGCCCCGCAGTACAAGTTTGGCTATTACGGCGTTGAAGACATTGTTGACGCCCTGGGCGATACCGTGTACATAACAATCGACATGGACGTTTTCGATCCGTCGGAGGTTCCGGCGGTAGGCACACCGGAACCGGGCGGGATTACCTGGTATGAGCTGCTTAGAATAATCGACGAGATAACATTCCATAAAAAGGTCGTCGGATTTGACGTGGTAGAGCTTGCACCGATTTCTGGAAACCCTGCGAGCGACTTCTTTGCTGCAAAGCTTATCTATAAACTAATCGGATACTGCTTCAGAGATAAGATTCGCGGATACACCGGTCCCGAAATTGAGATTATTGAGTAA
- a CDS encoding TraR/DksA C4-type zinc finger protein has product MDEKELNKFREWLLAEKKRLESEQKYVDSTMDQSQSEWINDEMIQNHLADIGTETFMREKDLSLSLNVNDLIVKVNEALKRIEDVTYGFCRVCGRPIERERLEAIPYTDLCIEDKKNEERSW; this is encoded by the coding sequence GTGGACGAGAAAGAGCTCAACAAGTTCAGGGAGTGGCTGTTAGCAGAAAAAAAGCGTCTTGAGAGCGAGCAGAAGTACGTTGATAGCACAATGGACCAGAGCCAAAGCGAGTGGATCAATGACGAGATGATCCAGAATCATCTCGCTGATATAGGCACCGAGACGTTCATGCGCGAAAAGGATCTTTCGCTATCGCTAAACGTAAACGACCTGATCGTAAAAGTAAATGAGGCCTTGAAGCGTATCGAAGACGTTACATACGGTTTCTGCAGGGTATGCGGTCGTCCAATCGAAAGGGAACGTCTCGAAGCGATCCCATATACGGATTTGTGTATTGAGGACAAAAAAAACGAGGAGCGAAGCTGGTAG